A window of Candidatus Saccharibacteria bacterium contains these coding sequences:
- a CDS encoding prepilin-type N-terminal cleavage/methylation domain-containing protein translates to MGHTQAGFSLVEAMITLILGTIMIFAFYDLYNQTVRISQTTLERAYAINMAARYLDQARFTDAQRYVIIDSDLNVAEGDPTPYYTQPEARGTYRRLSWVTTQAPGLQKANVSISYGPPNDRQTVTMSAFVRYSGGLYY, encoded by the coding sequence ATGGGACATACGCAAGCTGGTTTTTCATTAGTCGAGGCAATGATCACGCTGATTCTCGGCACGATTATGATTTTTGCCTTTTATGATTTATACAACCAGACGGTCCGCATCTCCCAGACGACGCTGGAGCGTGCCTACGCCATCAACATGGCGGCACGCTACCTTGACCAGGCACGCTTCACTGATGCGCAACGCTATGTCATCATCGATTCCGACCTCAACGTCGCCGAGGGCGACCCCACCCCGTACTACACTCAGCCGGAAGCCCGCGGCACCTACCGCCGCCTCAGCTGGGTGACCACCCAGGCACCTGGGCTACAGAAAGCGAATGTCAGCATTTCGTATGGGCCGCCGAATGACCGCCAGACCGTGACGATGAGCGCCTTCGTGCGCTACTCGGGAGGGCTCTACTATTAA
- a CDS encoding DUF427 domain-containing protein produces the protein MKAEFNGTVIAQAPKEELIYIEGNWYFPPDRITREYFAPSDLHTICPWKGEASYYDVSAGGQTSQGGAWYYPEPKAGALTRVGQDFGNYVAFWRGVTVSPQ, from the coding sequence ATGAAAGCTGAATTCAACGGAACCGTCATCGCCCAGGCACCCAAGGAAGAACTGATATACATTGAGGGAAACTGGTATTTTCCGCCCGACCGCATCACCCGCGAGTACTTCGCGCCGAGCGACCTGCACACCATCTGCCCCTGGAAGGGCGAGGCCAGTTATTATGATGTTTCCGCTGGCGGCCAGACCAGTCAGGGCGGCGCCTGGTATTATCCGGAGCCCAAAGCCGGTGCGCTGACCCGTGTCGGCCAGGACTTTGGCAATTATGTCGCTTTCTGGCGTGGCGTCACCGTCAGTCCGCAGTAA
- a CDS encoding alpha/beta fold hydrolase, with product MSFAAVQGRLVRWWRGIFPRRYRLAAPFDRGPRRGPTVVLLHGIANNHKAWDFVHPHIRSRCRVVALDLLGFGDSPAPQDIGYTVQDHADAVIYTLRKLRLKRNVILVGHSMGALIAVEVARRQPQLFRQLILCSMPVYRTDKLLGILPRQDAAYVALYNFIMQRQEFTIKTFEQVRRLAGKLAPGFGLTETQWYPFKQSLANTIIGQTTHEDLSGLSVPVRLLVGRLDIFIIQRHLARLARRHDNITLVKLYEPHDVGENFARYVAEEIDAAVEGRPVDAGRVRRVLPIKPVLNSNRLRR from the coding sequence ATGAGTTTTGCAGCCGTGCAAGGCCGGCTTGTCCGCTGGTGGCGCGGTATCTTTCCGCGGCGCTACCGGCTGGCGGCGCCATTCGACCGTGGACCTCGGCGCGGCCCGACGGTGGTACTGCTCCATGGCATCGCCAATAATCATAAGGCCTGGGATTTTGTTCATCCGCATATCAGAAGCCGCTGCCGGGTAGTCGCACTAGACCTGTTGGGCTTTGGCGATTCGCCGGCGCCGCAGGATATCGGCTATACTGTGCAGGATCATGCCGATGCGGTCATCTATACGTTACGCAAGCTGCGCCTAAAGCGGAATGTCATCCTGGTGGGCCACTCCATGGGGGCGCTGATCGCCGTCGAGGTCGCCCGGCGGCAACCGCAGTTGTTCAGGCAGTTGATCCTTTGCAGTATGCCTGTCTATCGAACCGATAAGTTACTCGGGATTCTGCCCCGGCAGGATGCCGCCTATGTCGCCCTCTATAACTTTATTATGCAGCGGCAGGAATTCACTATCAAGACCTTTGAGCAGGTGCGGCGACTGGCTGGCAAGCTGGCGCCTGGTTTCGGGCTGACCGAGACGCAGTGGTATCCCTTTAAGCAGAGTCTGGCCAACACCATCATCGGCCAGACCACCCATGAGGACCTCTCGGGGCTGTCGGTGCCGGTGCGGCTGCTGGTGGGGCGGCTCGATATCTTCATCATCCAGCGGCATCTGGCCCGTTTGGCGCGCCGGCACGACAATATCACTTTGGTCAAGTTGTACGAGCCGCATGATGTGGGTGAGAACTTTGCGCGCTATGTGGCCGAAGAAATAGACGCCGCCGTAGAAGGGCGTCCGGTTGATGCCGGCCGGGTGCGCCGGGTGTTGCCCATCAAGCCTGTATTGAACAGTAACCGGCTGCGCCGTTAA
- a CDS encoding metal-dependent hydrolase: MPGYKGHTIGAAVACAIYVAVLTVLPFAFLTYTSGLLTDWQLVVGLFIVAVLFGLWPDIDTNSKGQDIFYGLAFGADVLLIFAGQFEAAAYFGLLCMMPVLSHHRGWTHSKWAMMLVPSPIVIIPYLYKDDVLPTALLVYGAAVIGFFSHLLLDGKIVRWIHVKGQTGWRG; the protein is encoded by the coding sequence ATGCCAGGGTATAAGGGTCATACCATCGGCGCGGCTGTGGCCTGCGCCATCTATGTCGCGGTGCTGACAGTATTGCCGTTCGCTTTTCTAACGTATACCAGCGGCTTGCTGACCGACTGGCAGCTGGTAGTAGGCCTGTTCATCGTGGCCGTGCTGTTCGGACTGTGGCCGGATATCGATACCAACTCCAAAGGCCAGGATATCTTTTATGGCCTGGCCTTTGGCGCTGATGTGCTCCTGATCTTCGCCGGGCAGTTCGAAGCGGCAGCCTACTTCGGCCTGCTCTGTATGATGCCGGTCCTGAGCCACCACCGCGGCTGGACCCATAGCAAGTGGGCCATGATGCTGGTGCCGTCACCGATCGTCATCATTCCATACCTGTACAAGGACGACGTCCTGCCGACGGCCCTGCTGGTGTACGGCGCCGCCGTCATCGGCTTCTTCAGCCACCTGCTCCTGGACGGCAAGATCGTCCGCTGGATTCACGTCAAAGGTCAGACCGGTTGGCGGGGATAA
- a CDS encoding ABC transporter permease, giving the protein MKTLDIARRAGRALGQAKIRTFLTALAIAVGAFTLTLSLAAGEGARQYAERLISSNTDPAELFVAIDRKIFGTDTSGFTEPQEYDENARQTGGLTLKQLTEADLTRLRQVDGIESVSPRYNVTPQFVTRAPAEEGGSTEEFKKFTTTVESYNPGLRPELAAGSLGDTSSLPRGAVLIPDSYVQGLGFGSAEQAVGREVVVQLRRAVDLTPERVQEFLREKGPEALNELQPFETRQFRLSIKAVTKKSSTSLIATPTLYVSSADARDMADFTTEGTENYRKYIVANARVEGGRDNPQKVADVKQELIDKGYNVQSAKDAQAVLFQFVNILQGIVAGFAVLAVIASVFGIINTQYISVLERTSQIGLMKALGMRKFDVGSLFRFEAAFIGLLGGAIGIGLALAAGYFGNPLINEALDLGEGVNLLVFQWEPIAVLLAALMLIAVIAGLLPARKAAKLDPIEALRTE; this is encoded by the coding sequence ATGAAAACACTCGACATCGCCCGCCGCGCCGGCCGCGCCCTGGGGCAGGCCAAGATCCGCACCTTCCTGACTGCCCTGGCCATCGCCGTCGGTGCTTTCACCTTGACCCTCTCGCTTGCTGCCGGCGAAGGTGCCCGCCAGTACGCCGAGCGGCTCATCAGCTCCAATACTGACCCGGCCGAGCTCTTTGTGGCCATTGACCGCAAGATCTTCGGCACCGATACCAGCGGCTTCACGGAGCCGCAGGAGTACGATGAGAACGCCCGTCAGACCGGCGGCCTGACCCTCAAGCAGTTGACCGAGGCCGACCTGACCAGGCTGCGCCAGGTGGATGGCATCGAGTCCGTCTCACCGCGTTATAACGTCACGCCGCAGTTCGTCACCCGGGCTCCGGCGGAAGAGGGCGGCAGCACGGAGGAGTTCAAAAAGTTCACCACTACCGTCGAGTCATACAATCCCGGCCTGCGGCCAGAACTGGCGGCCGGCAGCCTGGGCGATACCAGCAGCCTGCCGCGCGGTGCCGTGCTGATTCCGGATAGCTACGTGCAGGGTCTGGGCTTCGGCTCGGCCGAGCAGGCGGTCGGGCGCGAGGTAGTCGTCCAGCTGCGCCGTGCCGTCGACCTGACGCCGGAGCGCGTCCAGGAGTTTCTGCGCGAGAAAGGCCCTGAAGCCCTGAACGAGCTGCAGCCCTTCGAGACCAGACAGTTCCGTCTCAGCATCAAGGCAGTCACTAAGAAGTCGTCAACCTCGTTGATTGCCACGCCGACACTCTATGTCTCGTCCGCCGATGCCCGTGACATGGCCGACTTCACCACAGAGGGCACCGAGAACTATCGCAAATACATCGTCGCCAACGCCCGCGTCGAAGGTGGCCGCGACAACCCGCAGAAAGTCGCCGACGTCAAACAGGAACTGATAGATAAAGGCTATAACGTCCAGAGTGCCAAGGATGCCCAGGCGGTGCTGTTCCAGTTCGTCAATATTTTGCAGGGCATCGTGGCCGGCTTTGCCGTGCTGGCGGTCATCGCTTCGGTCTTTGGCATTATCAATACACAGTACATCAGTGTGCTGGAGCGTACCAGCCAGATCGGCTTGATGAAGGCGCTGGGCATGCGGAAGTTCGATGTCGGCAGCCTGTTCCGTTTTGAGGCGGCGTTCATCGGGCTGCTGGGTGGCGCCATCGGTATCGGTCTGGCTTTGGCGGCAGGGTACTTTGGCAATCCGCTTATCAATGAGGCGCTTGATCTTGGCGAGGGTGTCAACCTGCTGGTATTCCAATGGGAGCCGATAGCGGTGTTGCTGGCGGCCCTGATGCTGATTGCCGTCATTGCCGGGCTGTTGCCGGCGCGCAAGGCAGCCAAGCTGGATCCGATTGAGGCGTTGCGTACCGAGTAG
- a CDS encoding polymer-forming cytoskeletal protein, which translates to MKFARARIIPITILAVTLTALLGAALAPAARAIEFRAGGNNTTVDSGQTVDSTLFMAGSKLEIRGTVNGDLFCAGESVVITGTIRGDVLCAGQRLDIRGTIEGDVRLAGSEVAVDAVVGGNVSSVSERFTLKKAAQATDVHAAGNEVYLEGTVRRDAAVSAGSADITGTIGRNVRADVGNLYLGPGAVVTGNLAYRSASEYNRAETATVGTVKYEQATDGRRPFNTAGLLAGVALFFALNILVATLLLVLLLPRFFYSLSTYGREQPGWTVLWGVVALAAGFFIPMLLLSSLIGAGLGWTILAGWLLMIFLSLPAFAFFIGRLLMGRVTQNVFQYALVGAGVLVVLILTPGLGVIVTLIGFVYGSGMLAGELMRRFPPPRYTLLDQPHTYAGRLAPHDPPKHPPVESSTKPATSTSKQKRKSRKDTSDES; encoded by the coding sequence GTGAAATTTGCCCGCGCCCGCATCATCCCTATTACCATTCTGGCCGTCACCCTGACGGCACTGCTGGGTGCCGCCTTGGCACCGGCCGCGCGGGCCATCGAATTCCGCGCCGGCGGCAACAACACCACCGTCGATTCCGGCCAGACCGTCGACTCGACCCTGTTCATGGCCGGCAGCAAGCTGGAGATCCGCGGTACGGTCAATGGCGACCTGTTCTGCGCCGGTGAGTCAGTCGTCATCACCGGCACCATCCGGGGTGACGTGCTGTGTGCCGGCCAGCGCCTGGACATCCGTGGCACCATCGAGGGCGATGTGCGCCTGGCGGGGAGTGAGGTGGCGGTCGACGCTGTGGTCGGCGGTAATGTCAGCAGTGTCTCAGAACGTTTCACGCTCAAAAAAGCAGCCCAGGCGACCGACGTCCACGCCGCCGGTAACGAGGTCTATCTCGAGGGCACCGTCCGCCGCGATGCGGCCGTTTCCGCCGGTTCGGCCGATATTACCGGTACTATCGGCCGCAATGTCCGCGCCGACGTCGGTAACCTGTATCTGGGCCCTGGCGCCGTCGTCACCGGCAACCTGGCCTACCGCAGTGCCAGCGAGTACAACCGCGCCGAAACCGCCACCGTCGGCACCGTTAAGTACGAGCAGGCCACTGATGGCCGCAGGCCGTTCAACACAGCCGGTCTGCTGGCTGGCGTGGCGTTGTTCTTCGCGCTCAATATACTCGTGGCAACCCTGCTACTGGTGCTGTTGTTGCCGCGCTTTTTCTACAGTCTTTCCACGTACGGCCGTGAGCAGCCGGGCTGGACCGTACTGTGGGGCGTAGTGGCACTGGCGGCCGGCTTCTTCATACCGATGCTGCTGCTATCGTCGCTCATCGGTGCCGGGCTGGGCTGGACCATTCTGGCCGGCTGGCTGCTGATGATATTTTTGAGCCTGCCGGCCTTCGCGTTTTTCATCGGCCGGTTGCTGATGGGGCGGGTTACTCAGAACGTCTTCCAGTATGCCCTGGTCGGCGCGGGCGTCCTGGTGGTACTGATACTGACCCCGGGGCTCGGTGTAATTGTCACGCTGATCGGTTTCGTCTACGGCAGCGGCATGCTGGCCGGCGAGCTTATGCGCCGCTTCCCGCCGCCGCGCTATACTCTGCTTGACCAGCCACACACCTATGCCGGCCGGCTGGCGCCGCATGATCCACCGAAGCACCCGCCTGTGGAGTCGTCCACCAAGCCCGCCACATCGACCAGTAAACAGAAGCGTAAGTCACGAAAGGACACATCGGATGAAAGCTGA
- a CDS encoding ABC transporter ATP-binding protein: MGMIEIDNLVKTYGKRQNAFQALKGVSFVVEDGASVAIVGKSGSGKSTLMHAMSGLDRPDSGRVIINERDILRLRHRKVDEFRAKEIGFIFQSFFVQGNETCYDNVSLPLEIAGVPRRKRRAMIEEALAKVDLADKIKNKARNLSGGQKQRLAIARAIVNSPGIIFADEPTGNLDSATGELVEKMLFGYNRREGVTLIIVTHDPELAAKCDMQIFVKDGEVERITYRDELPEAAKPKPKPRPKPHVPPMRQLPPDAPAPTPRPVVHRITVSGHEPAHHDDHKPARKIQL; encoded by the coding sequence GTGGGCATGATCGAAATAGACAATCTGGTAAAGACCTACGGCAAGCGGCAGAACGCCTTCCAGGCGCTCAAAGGGGTCAGTTTCGTGGTCGAAGACGGGGCGAGCGTAGCCATCGTCGGCAAGTCCGGCTCTGGCAAATCGACCCTGATGCACGCCATGAGCGGCCTTGACCGTCCGGACAGCGGCCGGGTCATCATCAATGAGCGGGATATCCTGCGCCTGCGGCACCGTAAGGTTGATGAGTTCCGGGCCAAAGAGATCGGTTTCATCTTCCAGTCCTTCTTTGTGCAGGGCAACGAGACCTGCTACGACAACGTCAGCCTGCCGCTGGAGATCGCCGGCGTGCCGCGCCGCAAGCGCCGTGCCATGATCGAGGAGGCCCTGGCCAAGGTCGACCTGGCCGACAAGATCAAGAACAAAGCCCGCAACCTCTCCGGCGGCCAGAAGCAGCGCCTGGCTATCGCCCGGGCCATCGTCAACAGTCCGGGCATCATCTTTGCCGACGAGCCGACCGGCAACCTCGACTCCGCTACCGGTGAGCTGGTAGAGAAGATGCTGTTCGGATATAACCGGCGCGAGGGCGTCACGCTGATCATCGTCACGCATGACCCCGAACTGGCGGCTAAGTGCGACATGCAGATATTCGTCAAGGATGGCGAGGTGGAGCGCATCACCTATCGGGATGAGCTGCCCGAAGCTGCGAAGCCGAAGCCGAAACCCAGGCCCAAGCCACATGTGCCACCCATGAGACAGCTGCCGCCGGACGCGCCGGCGCCCACTCCGCGGCCCGTCGTCCATCGCATCACAGTCAGCGGCCACGAACCGGCACATCACGATGACCACAAACCCGCAAGGAAGATCCAACTATGA
- a CDS encoding prepilin-type N-terminal cleavage/methylation domain-containing protein produces MRRQQGQQRRDGGFTLSELMIVIPISAIVMGTLYMFMVTLYMNNLKHIGRLDVVSQVNASLNIMREDIALSMGPSANLGGDVTDSYGPPGGGSWAGSSSTPFSTLIVKMPTTTAPTVNPNRELVRINQNGCTAAAMASNPVYSYRAVYYVHENNLYRRNVMDSTPPSLCQTPIQTMTCPTYVTAPANCVKDTLLATHVTKFEARYQVGTVGNAPSESCPAGSTFNQNTAEDVLYLCDSDTIAGASVVTVVLEQARRIDGKDFAYAHRFTVGNFTGDEDE; encoded by the coding sequence ATGCGACGGCAGCAAGGCCAGCAGCGGCGGGATGGCGGCTTCACGCTGTCGGAGCTGATGATTGTCATTCCTATCAGCGCCATCGTCATGGGAACGTTGTACATGTTCATGGTGACCTTGTACATGAATAACCTCAAGCATATCGGGCGGCTGGACGTCGTCAGTCAGGTCAATGCTTCGCTGAACATCATGCGGGAAGATATTGCGTTAAGCATGGGGCCGTCAGCCAACCTTGGCGGCGATGTCACCGATTCGTACGGGCCTCCCGGGGGTGGTAGCTGGGCCGGGAGCAGCAGCACTCCCTTCTCAACCCTGATCGTCAAGATGCCGACCACGACGGCACCGACCGTCAACCCCAACCGCGAGCTGGTGCGTATCAACCAGAACGGCTGCACGGCGGCAGCCATGGCATCCAACCCAGTATATTCGTACCGGGCGGTCTACTATGTGCACGAAAATAACCTTTACCGCCGCAATGTCATGGACTCGACACCGCCGTCACTCTGCCAGACGCCCATCCAGACCATGACCTGCCCTACCTACGTAACGGCACCGGCAAACTGCGTCAAGGATACGCTGCTCGCCACCCACGTCACGAAGTTTGAAGCCCGCTACCAGGTAGGTACCGTCGGCAATGCCCCGAGTGAGAGCTGCCCGGCAGGCTCCACCTTCAATCAGAACACTGCGGAAGATGTGCTATACCTCTGTGATTCCGACACGATTGCCGGCGCGTCCGTAGTGACGGTCGTACTTGAGCAGGCGCGGCGGATCGATGGCAAAGACTTCGCATATGCACACCGTTTCACCGTTGGCAACTTTACTGGAGATGAGGACGAATAG
- the typA gene encoding translational GTPase TypA, translating to MSTNNTQDPQQIRNIAIIAHVDHGKTTLVDGLLKQSHTFRDNQAEMSQDLIMDSGDQERERGITITAKVTAVQHGEYRINIIDTPGHADFSGEVERTLNMADGCLLIVDAQEGPMPQTKFVLGKALAAELKPIVVINKIDKPGSRIQEVEDELADLFLELAVHEDQLHYPVYYAIGRAGKAWTEVPENPESDADLAPIFDAIINKVPAPQVELDKPFQMLVTALSWDSFKGKYAVGRITRGQIRAGDPVMLCKKDGSQVRAKVEAVYMSHGVSKFEVPGGIAGDIVQLTGIAGAGIGETIADVNQPEALPVLEVEAPTLQIYLGPNTSPFKGQEGDFTTGRQIGDRLEKELETNVGLRVEQSEIGFLVSGRGELHLSVLIETMRREGYEFEVGRPQVVTIEKDGQVMEPVEEVIIEVPAEHVGSVQMELGTRRAILKEQFNAAGKGVTKLVYEMPTRALLGMRSVLITNTKGTIIMNSLVTGYQPLGAALQQLRNGVLIAYENGVTTAYSLENAEARGTCFVGPGAKVYAGQIVGLNRRGEDMEINVCKAKHLTNMRSSSSDGVIQLTPPTIFSLEQCLDFLENDELLEVTPKNLRLRKRELDPNMRKRQK from the coding sequence ATGAGCACTAACAACACCCAGGATCCGCAGCAGATCCGCAATATCGCCATTATCGCCCACGTCGACCATGGCAAGACGACGCTGGTGGACGGGCTGCTGAAGCAGTCGCACACCTTCCGCGACAACCAGGCCGAGATGAGCCAGGATCTCATCATGGACTCTGGCGACCAGGAGCGCGAGCGCGGCATCACCATTACTGCAAAAGTGACTGCAGTACAGCATGGTGAGTACCGCATCAACATCATCGACACCCCGGGCCACGCCGATTTCTCCGGTGAGGTCGAGCGCACGCTGAACATGGCCGATGGCTGCCTGTTGATCGTCGACGCCCAGGAAGGCCCGATGCCGCAGACCAAGTTCGTGCTGGGCAAGGCGCTGGCCGCCGAACTCAAACCTATCGTCGTCATCAACAAGATTGACAAACCGGGCAGCCGTATCCAGGAAGTCGAGGATGAGCTGGCCGACCTGTTCCTGGAGTTGGCCGTACACGAGGACCAGCTGCACTACCCGGTGTATTACGCCATCGGCCGCGCCGGCAAAGCTTGGACCGAGGTACCGGAAAATCCTGAGTCTGATGCAGACCTGGCACCCATCTTTGACGCTATTATCAACAAGGTCCCGGCCCCACAGGTCGAACTCGACAAACCCTTCCAGATGCTGGTGACCGCCTTGTCCTGGGATAGCTTCAAGGGCAAGTACGCTGTGGGACGCATCACCCGCGGGCAGATCCGCGCTGGCGACCCCGTCATGCTCTGTAAGAAGGATGGCAGCCAGGTGCGCGCCAAAGTCGAGGCCGTCTACATGAGCCACGGCGTCAGCAAGTTCGAGGTTCCGGGCGGCATCGCCGGCGATATCGTCCAGCTGACCGGCATTGCCGGGGCAGGTATCGGTGAGACCATCGCTGATGTCAACCAGCCGGAAGCCTTGCCCGTCCTTGAGGTAGAGGCCCCGACGCTGCAGATTTATCTTGGGCCGAACACCTCGCCGTTCAAGGGGCAAGAGGGTGACTTTACCACTGGCCGCCAGATCGGCGACCGCCTGGAGAAAGAGCTGGAGACGAATGTCGGGCTGCGCGTCGAGCAGAGCGAGATCGGTTTCCTTGTCTCCGGCCGCGGCGAGCTGCACCTGAGCGTGCTGATTGAGACCATGCGCCGCGAAGGCTATGAATTCGAAGTCGGCCGCCCGCAGGTCGTCACCATCGAAAAAGACGGCCAAGTCATGGAGCCGGTCGAAGAAGTCATCATCGAAGTGCCGGCCGAGCACGTCGGCAGCGTCCAGATGGAACTGGGCACCCGCCGCGCCATCCTCAAGGAGCAGTTCAACGCTGCCGGCAAGGGCGTCACCAAGCTGGTGTATGAAATGCCGACCCGCGCGCTCTTGGGCATGCGCAGCGTGCTTATCACCAATACCAAGGGCACCATCATCATGAACAGCCTGGTCACCGGCTACCAGCCGCTGGGCGCAGCCCTGCAGCAGCTGCGCAACGGCGTGCTGATTGCCTATGAGAACGGCGTGACCACGGCCTACTCGCTGGAGAATGCCGAAGCCCGCGGTACCTGTTTTGTCGGGCCGGGCGCCAAGGTGTATGCCGGCCAGATCGTCGGGCTGAACCGCCGCGGCGAAGATATGGAAATCAATGTCTGCAAGGCAAAGCACCTGACCAACATGCGCAGCTCCAGCAGCGACGGGGTCATCCAGCTGACGCCGCCGACCATCTTCAGCCTGGAACAGTGCCTCGACTTCCTCGAAAATGACGAACTGCTTGAGGTCACTCCTAAGAACCTCCGTCTCCGCAAGCGCGAGCTTGACCCGAACATGCGCAAACGCCAGAAGTAG
- a CDS encoding prepilin-type N-terminal cleavage/methylation domain-containing protein has translation MEQSKQDGFSLVEAIITMVLGSIVIFAFYDLYTQTVRISQDTLERAYALNMAARYLDEGRYTASLRYYDTDTETASNQAELAQMQYMPEARGKFREQSWTTNYTPTLQLRTTTITYGPPNARKTVTLKAFIRYDGGMYF, from the coding sequence ATGGAACAATCCAAACAAGACGGTTTTTCGTTGGTGGAGGCGATTATCACGATGGTGCTAGGCAGTATCGTCATCTTCGCTTTTTATGACCTATACACCCAGACGGTCCGCATTTCGCAGGACACCTTGGAGCGGGCCTACGCTCTGAACATGGCCGCCCGTTACCTCGATGAAGGGCGCTACACCGCCAGTCTGCGCTACTACGACACGGACACGGAGACGGCCTCCAACCAGGCAGAGCTGGCCCAGATGCAGTACATGCCCGAAGCCCGCGGCAAGTTCCGCGAGCAATCCTGGACCACCAACTACACGCCCACGCTGCAACTGCGCACTACCACCATCACATACGGGCCGCCGAACGCCCGTAAGACGGTGACGCTCAAAGCATTCATCCGGTATGACGGGGGGATGTACTTCTGA